In the Actinomycetota bacterium genome, CGTATGGTTCTTCACCGTGAAGACGAAGCGGACCTACCGCTTGTCACAGGAAGCCGTTGCGACCGTGAAGCGCCTGTCCGAGGACCGCATCGAGCCCACGCAAGACGCGGTGGTCGAGCGTGCGATTCGGGAACTGGCGCGGCAGGTCGACGACATGCGCGATGCTCTCCGGTGGGGCGAGGCTGCGTCCGACCCGGCATTTCAGCGGGAAGCGGCCCATCTCTCGAAGCTCTTCCAGGAGGACGACCGCCGAGCTTGGGAGCGGTGAACCAGCGACGCCGGCTCCGCTGGGGTGTCTTCATCGTCGGGCTCGACCCGGTGGCCGGACACGAGCAGGGCGGGGAGCGCAGAGCTCTCGTGGTCTCGTACGAGCCCTTCCATGGATCCGGCCTGGCCACGGTGTGTCCGATCACGACCAGGCAGGCGACCTATCCGAACGAGGTGGTCATTCCAGCGGGCGAGGCCGGCCAAACCGAGAACGGGGTCATTCTCTGCCACCAGGTTCGGACGGTCTCCGTCATGCGCTTTCAGCGGCTGGTCGGATTCGTCCTTGATCCGAGGGTCAGGGGCCATGTTCGCCAGAGCCTGGCCCGACATCTCGGGCTGGACGTCCCGGGATCCTCCGACGGAGCGACCGGCTCCGAGTCGATCGACTCGTCTTGATCCGGGGGCTCGCGCCGCCCTCCGGGTGTGGAGAGCTCCCTACGCCTCCGCGGCCACGGTCTCCCGCTCGGGTTCCTGCCCGGTTCCCACGCCGCGGCCCTCGATGAACAGGGCGGCGACGAGTGCGCCGGCCAGGGCGAGCGCCGCCAGCACGACGAACGCCACGTGAAACCCGCTGACGATCGCTTGCGAGGGCGTCGCCCCAGGGTGGGAGGTGAAGAACCGCGTGGTGTAGGTGGTCGCCAGCGTGGCAGCCACGGCCAGTCCGATGGCGCCGCCGATCTGCGGGCTGGTGTTCAGGAGGCCCGACGCCAGTCCGGCGTCCTGCGGCTTCACGCTGCTGAGCGCGGCGATGGATCCCGGCACGAAGGAGAGCCCCAGCCCGGCCCCGCTGATCAGGAACGGGACCAGCAAGTTCCCGGTGTAGGTCCCGTCGACCGGCAGCCTCGTGTACCAGACCCCGATGGTCAGCGCCGCCATGCCCAGGCCGACCGTCAGGATCGGCTTCACCCCGAACTTGGTGACCAGGGCCTGCCCCACGCCGGCGAACACGATGCTGGTGACCGTGGTGGCGACGTAGGCCACGCCCGTCCGGAGTGCCGAGAAATGCAGGATGTTCTGCATGTACAGCGACAGCAGGAAGAACTGCGAGAACAGCGACGCACCCAGGAGCAGGAAGATGATGTTGGCCGTCCGCAGGTTCCGAAGCCTGAAGATGCGGAACGGCATGATGGGAGCCCGCGAGCGGAGCTCCACCACCACGAACACCCCCAGCAGGGCCACCGAGGTGATCAGGAGCCCGATGGCCATACGCGAAATCCTCCTGATCGAACCGAACCCTGACCTCTTTTTGCCAACCGGTCCGGGCACCGCATCATTCCCAGTTCCGGACGGTCGGCGAGGAAGCCGGGATTGTACGCCCCGGCTCCCTCGCTCGACTCTCGGCTCCCGTCCGGCGTCAGCCCGCGAACGGCGCGCCGGTCTCCAGCAGCGTCTTGAGGTCGCTGAGGACCCAGCTCCAGCCACCGCCGGCGCCCTCGGCTTCCCGCTCGCCGGCGCACAGCGCGGCCAGCTTCGGGGCGCCCTCGAGCTCGTGGACGAGGGTGAGCTTGGTCACGCCGCCCTGGCGTTCCTCGATCTCGTACGTGAGGCGGGTGAACCCCTCCGCCTCGGTTTCCTGGTCCATGAGCATCCGCCAGGTCTGGACGAGCCGGCGCGGCGGATCGGCCTCGATCACCTCGCCGTCGACCATCACGTCCGGGGTCGGGAAGCCCATCTGGGCTCCCGCCTTCTTCATGGCCTCGGTCGTGGGCACTCGGTACGAACCGCCGGGGCGCAGGTCGTACTCCACCCGACCGCCAAACCCGTACCGCTCGGTCCACTCGGGCTTGGTGATGGCGTCCCAGATGGCCTGGGGCGTCGCCTTGATGTACACCCGGTAGACCTGGGTGGTCACCGTCGTCTCCGTCATCGTCGTCATCCCGTCTCCTTCTCGAGCTCGGTCTTGAGCTCTGCCAGCGCCGAGACCTGGCGCTCCCGATACTTGTCGATCCACCGGTCGTGGATCAGCCGGATGGGCACGGGGTTCAGGAAGTGCAGCTTCTCCCGTCCGGCCCGGCGCGTGACCACGAGGCCAGCCTCCTCCAGGACCCGCAGGTGCTTCATGACCCCGAACCGCGTCATCTCCAGCTCCGACTCGAGCTGCGTGAGCGTGCGGCCGTCACGCTCGAACAGCCGGTCGAGCAGGAAGCGACGGGTGGGGTCGGCCAGCGCCTTGAAGATCCGGTCGTCGTCGGTCACGTCCCGATCTTAGGTGACCAAATGGGGGAACTATCAAATAGACGCACGTAAGTTCCCCCTAGTGCCGGGGGAAACGGTGTGGGAACATGGTGGACAAGCGGAGCGTTTCCGCAGGTACGACTACATGTTTGTAATTCGGTGGCAGACCATGAGAGGCGGCGTCGGAGGCACTACGAGTGGAAGGCGCTTGTTCCACCGCGCCATGCCATCATCGTCCGGGGCACTCCCGATACGGGGGAACGGATGACGGTCGCGAAACTGCGGAAGGCCGCTCGGAGGCCGATGAAGGTGGGCCGTGGCTATTTCGGTCTGTCCGTCGCGACCTATCGCGGGAAGACCGGGGACCAGATCGCGTCCAAGAACCTGCCGCACGACTTCTACTCAGAATGTGAAGCGTCCGCGCTCCTAGACAAGGAGCTTGACCTTCGGATGGACGATGAAACGAATCCTGGGCATGCGTGCGTCTTCTTCGCGGCCGACCCGAGCGACGACGAGCTTCAAGCGGTGATCGACTCGTTCGGCCCCCCGAAGGAGAACCCCAACCCGGGGCCAACCGGGAGATGGTGATGAGAGCACAAGTAGATTTCAACGACTTGATCGGGGACAGGCTGACGGTGCCCTACGACGATGTGGAAGTGCTGAACACGGCCGATCTCAAGACCGGCCAAGCCGTCTCCCTGTACGACGGGGACACGGGAGCGGGCCACCGGGTACTCGCTTATATCGTGGCGGTTGAGCCAGGGTCCCGCGTCTTCGATGTTGTCGTTGACTGGCCTACGTGGCGATCCAGTCGCGTGCGAGGGGTTCGCATGCACGGGTTCGCTGCTACTCCACGCCGTACCGTGCTGGACTTCGGCCAGCCCGTGCCAGCACGTTCCTAGCCACGATGGACGTAACCATGCTGCTGGCCGACTGGGCTGCCGAGATCAACGGGAAGCTCTACATCCAAGGCGGCGGGTGGTCCCGAATCTTCTTGGCTGAGCCAGCCTCGGTCTCGCTGGCTGTCAAGATTCTCGTTCCCTGGGATCAAGCCAACAGGCCACACAAGATTGAGGCCTTGCTCCTGGATGACGATGGTAAGCAAGTGATGATCGACCAGGAGGAGAATGGCGAGGTCGTGACTCGGGCACTGAAGCTCGAAGGGGGGTTGGAAGTGGGTCGGCCGCCTGGCATGACACCCGGCACACCCATCGACGCGCCTCTGGTTCTCAACTTCAAGAACATGGACATCCCGGCA is a window encoding:
- a CDS encoding type II toxin-antitoxin system PemK/MazF family toxin, which codes for MNQRRRLRWGVFIVGLDPVAGHEQGGERRALVVSYEPFHGSGLATVCPITTRQATYPNEVVIPAGEAGQTENGVILCHQVRTVSVMRFQRLVGFVLDPRVRGHVRQSLARHLGLDVPGSSDGATGSESIDSS
- a CDS encoding MFS transporter, with product MAIGLLITSVALLGVFVVVELRSRAPIMPFRIFRLRNLRTANIIFLLLGASLFSQFFLLSLYMQNILHFSALRTGVAYVATTVTSIVFAGVGQALVTKFGVKPILTVGLGMAALTIGVWYTRLPVDGTYTGNLLVPFLISGAGLGLSFVPGSIAALSSVKPQDAGLASGLLNTSPQIGGAIGLAVAATLATTYTTRFFTSHPGATPSQAIVSGFHVAFVVLAALALAGALVAALFIEGRGVGTGQEPERETVAAEA
- a CDS encoding SRPBCC family protein, yielding MTETTVTTQVYRVYIKATPQAIWDAITKPEWTERYGFGGRVEYDLRPGGSYRVPTTEAMKKAGAQMGFPTPDVMVDGEVIEADPPRRLVQTWRMLMDQETEAEGFTRLTYEIEERQGGVTKLTLVHELEGAPKLAALCAGEREAEGAGGGWSWVLSDLKTLLETGAPFAG
- a CDS encoding helix-turn-helix domain-containing protein, yielding MTDDDRIFKALADPTRRFLLDRLFERDGRTLTQLESELEMTRFGVMKHLRVLEEAGLVVTRRAGREKLHFLNPVPIRLIHDRWIDKYRERQVSALAELKTELEKETG